In Pseudomonadota bacterium, the following proteins share a genomic window:
- a CDS encoding glycosyltransferase: protein MHPAVENLYKAKEILDELNLTFWLEAGTLLLAYRDGKVDETDTDICVFDIQTVLNNLHLFENVGFEVHKIYTHPSGLATELTLKRNNIKMDIWTREFRNGEGWWLSFDGDKYIPHHVDEKYFDTLGKLDIWGFEWNIPSSIEEYLEKIYGPNWRIPDPNWRWNTDPFCIDYDYPIEGPELAVIIKTFERENVLFRLIESIENIPRYHLYIADDSSKFSEEKEALYTRLTEQGHTIVRLPYDSGLPAGRNACMDLVTEDYILLLDDDFVIPKDFNISLAINKLRGNVGIVCGSLRTLVGDVAHYEHTLKIEKRRLYKLPPDNGIDLGLNFFVAKKEVFNDVRWDNRFKIGGEHLDFFLQLKGSKWKVLYEERFYAYHLQVENNTEYTIKRDRKDSWPIFADKWDIDGVQEHGGGFYDYREPW from the coding sequence ATGCATCCAGCAGTAGAAAACTTATACAAAGCCAAAGAAATACTAGACGAACTAAACCTAACTTTTTGGTTGGAAGCAGGAACGCTCCTTTTAGCCTACCGAGACGGTAAAGTAGACGAAACGGATACAGATATCTGCGTTTTTGACATACAAACCGTACTTAACAACCTCCACCTGTTTGAAAATGTTGGGTTTGAGGTGCACAAGATATACACCCACCCATCAGGTCTAGCGACAGAACTTACCTTGAAGAGAAATAATATCAAAATGGATATTTGGACGAGGGAATTTAGGAACGGTGAAGGTTGGTGGTTATCTTTCGATGGAGACAAATATATCCCTCATCACGTTGACGAGAAGTATTTCGACACTCTAGGTAAGTTAGATATCTGGGGGTTCGAGTGGAACATACCAAGTAGTATCGAAGAATACCTAGAAAAGATATATGGTCCTAATTGGAGAATACCAGACCCTAACTGGAGGTGGAATACAGACCCTTTTTGCATTGATTATGATTATCCGATAGAAGGACCCGAATTAGCCGTTATTATCAAGACTTTTGAAAGAGAAAATGTGCTCTTTAGGCTTATTGAGTCTATCGAAAATATTCCTCGATACCATTTATATATAGCAGACGATAGTTCGAAGTTCTCAGAAGAAAAAGAAGCCTTATACACCAGACTTACGGAACAAGGGCATACGATAGTTAGGTTGCCTTATGATTCTGGACTTCCTGCAGGAAGAAATGCCTGTATGGACTTGGTAACCGAGGACTACATCTTACTCTTAGATGACGATTTTGTTATTCCAAAAGACTTTAATATCAGTCTAGCCATAAATAAACTTAGGGGAAATGTAGGTATTGTCTGCGGATCACTCAGAACTCTTGTCGGAGATGTGGCTCACTACGAACACACCCTTAAAATAGAGAAACGAAGGCTGTACAAACTACCGCCCGATAATGGAATAGACCTTGGGTTAAACTTCTTTGTTGCTAAAAAAGAGGTCTTTAACGATGTTAGGTGGGACAACAGATTTAAGATTGGTGGAGAGCACCTAGATTTCTTCTTACAACTAAAGGGGTCAAAATGGAAGGTTCTTTATGAAGAAAGATTCTACGCCTACCATCTACAGGTAGAGAATAACACTGAATACACCATTAAAAGAGACCGTAAGGATTCTTGGCCGATATTCGCAGATAAATGGGATATAGACGGAGTTCAAGAGCACGGGGGTGGTTTCTATGATTATAGGGAACCGTGGTAG
- a CDS encoding SDR family oxidoreductase, translating to MRIIFGGNSDIGQAIEGFHVSRGMCDVSDLSQVKGFTGDEIVNCAGVINGDYEEEIRVNLIGSFNIAKLLTNGTKCVFIGSTSGLRGRAGWSGYCASKAGVISLVQSLAEEGYQVWCVSPGRTRTKMRKDLFPDEDQNTLMEPSEVAKVVEDCFLGKYPTGANIIVRKDSIEVQN from the coding sequence TTGAGAATAATCTTTGGAGGGAACTCCGACATCGGTCAAGCAATAGAGGGTTTTCACGTCTCAAGGGGGATGTGCGATGTATCTGACCTAAGCCAAGTAAAAGGTTTTACTGGCGATGAGATAGTCAATTGTGCTGGCGTAATAAATGGAGACTACGAAGAAGAAATTAGGGTTAATCTAATCGGTAGTTTCAATATCGCCAAACTCTTAACCAATGGCACGAAGTGTGTCTTTATCGGCTCTACCTCAGGTTTAAGGGGTCGGGCTGGGTGGTCTGGCTACTGTGCCTCTAAGGCAGGGGTTATCTCATTAGTACAATCTCTGGCAGAAGAAGGTTATCAGGTTTGGTGCGTATCGCCAGGCAGGACTAGAACCAAAATGCGTAAAGACCTCTTCCCAGATGAAGACCAAAATACTTTAATGGAGCCAAGCGAGGTCGCTAAAGTTGTTGAGGATTGTTTCCTCGGCAAATACCCAACAGGTGCGAACATTATCGTTAGAAAGGATTCGATTGAAGTACAAAACTAA
- a CDS encoding glycosyltransferase translates to MKTLSLSMIVKSDEAELLDNALASVAKHVDEIVIVTEAKGLEKVCKKYGAKLYFRDWDDNFANQRNFCLEKCTCEFIAWIDADDSVKHPEKLKKIIEMLPDDVMAVFANYIYQRDKNGNVLIENIRERIVRRNSGYTWVGALHETLMNESQPKVVKTDDFVIVHNLTEEDVKEKSIRNIKILEKELANQLKLRELDNKEIDPRIVYYLGCTYKDLGINDQAEDLLRQFVSMSGWDEHKYGAYLDLVDIAISQQAKKPAMDYALLALGELPHVQDAYFMAGKVCCHFMDFKKAVEWLEMGFSKNKYTGDWILVGREQQAYLDMAISSINLGDFKKAIEYFEKLKKMSPKDKKVKELLKEAYKLQEMRELTDGYIKVWKSLDKKGRRELLKAIPKEISDSPVVIEMERDCSEPKVWSDKSIVIFCDGSWEDWSPKSAVSGIGGSEEAVISISRELTSLGWEVTVYNSCGADEGTYDKVRYVNSARFNSEDTFNILIGWRRPGFFNKKYKARRTCLWMHDVEPESAFTPVVLANVDKVMCLSKYHRELWPSIPEEKIMYSANGILPEQFNFEVPRKTHSMIYSSCPSRGLELLLDMWSDIKEKYKDAELNVYYGFENYIRGNREYPNRMKWVEMMQEKLKQPGIKFHGRVGHLEIAKAMKEADIWAYPCIFPEISCITALKSLCGGCVPVVIPYGAVGETLNGFGYQTGQSDLSSENVEEYKDLLLKALGEKHDRNEMMEYGKTCTWARIAENWTQNLK, encoded by the coding sequence ATGAAAACACTATCTCTAAGTATGATAGTCAAATCTGACGAGGCAGAACTATTAGATAACGCCCTCGCAAGCGTAGCCAAGCACGTTGACGAAATCGTCATTGTAACAGAAGCCAAAGGTCTCGAGAAAGTCTGTAAGAAGTATGGAGCTAAACTCTACTTTAGAGATTGGGATGACAACTTCGCTAACCAACGAAATTTCTGTTTAGAAAAATGCACTTGTGAATTTATAGCGTGGATCGATGCAGACGATTCTGTGAAACACCCTGAGAAATTAAAGAAGATAATCGAGATGCTCCCAGACGATGTAATGGCAGTTTTCGCTAATTATATCTACCAACGAGACAAGAATGGTAATGTTTTAATCGAGAATATCAGAGAGCGTATCGTTAGAAGAAACTCTGGCTATACTTGGGTCGGGGCTTTGCACGAAACCCTAATGAACGAATCGCAACCTAAAGTCGTTAAAACAGATGACTTCGTAATAGTTCATAACCTTACCGAAGAAGATGTCAAAGAGAAATCAATCCGAAACATTAAGATTTTAGAGAAAGAACTCGCTAATCAACTTAAACTTCGAGAACTAGACAACAAAGAGATAGACCCTCGTATCGTTTATTATCTAGGCTGTACTTATAAAGACCTAGGGATAAACGACCAAGCGGAAGACCTCTTGAGGCAGTTTGTTTCAATGAGTGGGTGGGACGAGCATAAATACGGAGCTTACCTCGACCTAGTTGATATAGCTATCTCACAACAGGCGAAGAAACCAGCGATGGACTATGCTTTATTGGCGTTAGGAGAACTCCCTCATGTTCAAGACGCTTATTTTATGGCAGGGAAAGTCTGTTGTCATTTTATGGACTTTAAAAAGGCTGTAGAGTGGCTAGAGATGGGCTTTTCCAAGAATAAGTACACAGGAGATTGGATTCTAGTCGGGAGAGAACAGCAAGCCTACTTAGACATGGCTATCTCCTCGATTAACCTAGGTGATTTTAAAAAAGCCATTGAATACTTTGAGAAACTCAAAAAGATGAGTCCTAAAGACAAAAAAGTCAAAGAACTTCTGAAGGAAGCCTACAAACTACAAGAAATGCGTGAACTTACCGATGGTTATATCAAGGTGTGGAAATCCTTAGATAAAAAAGGCAGACGTGAACTCTTAAAAGCTATCCCCAAAGAGATTTCCGACTCACCTGTCGTGATAGAGATGGAAAGAGATTGTTCAGAGCCTAAGGTCTGGTCTGACAAGTCTATTGTAATTTTCTGTGATGGTTCGTGGGAAGATTGGTCGCCAAAATCAGCAGTAAGCGGGATTGGTGGTTCAGAAGAAGCCGTTATCTCAATATCAAGAGAACTCACCTCTTTGGGGTGGGAAGTAACCGTCTATAATTCGTGTGGAGCAGATGAGGGGACTTATGACAAGGTTCGTTACGTTAATTCAGCACGGTTTAACTCAGAAGATACTTTTAATATCTTAATAGGCTGGCGTAGACCAGGGTTCTTCAATAAAAAGTACAAGGCCCGTAGAACGTGCTTGTGGATGCACGATGTAGAGCCAGAAAGTGCCTTCACGCCAGTAGTACTAGCCAACGTTGATAAAGTGATGTGTTTGTCGAAGTACCACCGTGAACTGTGGCCATCAATCCCCGAAGAAAAGATAATGTACTCGGCTAACGGAATCCTGCCAGAACAGTTTAATTTTGAAGTACCGAGGAAAACTCACTCGATGATTTACTCATCTTGTCCTTCAAGAGGACTAGAACTCCTCTTAGATATGTGGTCAGATATTAAAGAAAAATACAAAGACGCTGAACTCAATGTCTACTATGGCTTTGAGAACTACATCAGAGGGAATAGGGAATACCCCAACCGAATGAAATGGGTTGAGATGATGCAAGAAAAACTTAAACAACCTGGAATTAAGTTCCACGGCAGAGTCGGACACTTAGAAATCGCCAAGGCGATGAAAGAAGCAGATATCTGGGCGTATCCGTGTATTTTCCCAGAAATCTCGTGTATAACTGCTTTAAAATCTTTGTGTGGAGGTTGCGTACCTGTCGTCATCCCTTATGGTGCTGTCGGGGAAACTCTTAATGGATTTGGTTATCAGACAGGGCAGTCGGATTTAAGTTCAGAGAATGTAGAAGAGTATAAAGATTTACTATTAAAAGCCCTAGGGGAGAAACACGACCGTAATGAGATGATGGAATACGGAAAAACCTGTACTTGGGCTAGAATCGCAGAAAATTGGACACAAAACCTAAAGTAA
- a CDS encoding glycosyltransferase family 2 protein: protein MLTIIIPGKTEKYFKRTIEEVLEKATGEIEVYACTDGYSEPLEDRVNDPRVHYINTEPSTGNQKRHLINMAVNACKGEYVMTLDAHCIVGEGFDEILIRDHQPNWVQIPRRLRLDAENWKVEEDDRLPVDYEYPMWQAWKKGQLKSFRWETRTKERLNIPIDETMAFQGSCYFLTKDYYNKLGLMQTEGYGGFAQESEEIVCKVWADGGKVMTNKNTFYCHLHKGKRYGRMYDLNWNEVKDSIAYSYDFFVNKHRDIYLKKIPQFMPIPNWPDDWEKYLK, encoded by the coding sequence ATGCTCACGATTATTATCCCAGGCAAGACTGAGAAATACTTCAAAAGAACTATCGAAGAAGTCCTGGAAAAAGCCACAGGCGAGATTGAAGTCTATGCTTGTACCGATGGCTATTCTGAGCCCTTAGAAGACAGAGTAAACGACCCAAGAGTCCACTATATCAATACCGAACCCTCTACTGGTAATCAGAAACGCCACTTAATCAATATGGCTGTTAATGCGTGTAAAGGTGAATATGTAATGACCCTAGACGCTCACTGTATTGTCGGTGAAGGGTTTGACGAGATTTTGATCAGAGACCATCAGCCTAACTGGGTACAAATACCTCGCAGACTGAGATTAGACGCTGAGAACTGGAAAGTCGAAGAAGACGATAGATTACCAGTAGATTACGAATACCCAATGTGGCAAGCGTGGAAGAAAGGTCAACTAAAGTCCTTCAGGTGGGAAACTAGAACCAAAGAACGCCTTAATATTCCAATAGACGAAACAATGGCCTTTCAGGGGTCTTGCTACTTTCTTACTAAAGATTACTACAACAAACTCGGACTAATGCAGACCGAGGGATACGGTGGGTTTGCTCAAGAGAGCGAAGAAATCGTTTGTAAGGTTTGGGCTGATGGGGGAAAGGTAATGACGAATAAGAACACTTTCTACTGTCATCTACATAAAGGGAAAAGATATGGTCGGATGTACGATTTAAATTGGAACGAGGTTAAAGACAGCATCGCTTATTCGTATGATTTTTTCGTCAACAAACACCGAGATATTTATTTAAAGAAGATACCTCAATTTATGCCAATACCTAACTGGCCAGATGATTGGGAGAAGTACCTTAAATGA
- a CDS encoding secondary thiamine-phosphate synthase enzyme YjbQ → MKYKTKGTFTNITKDIEVDIENGICVIFTPHTTCGVKILEDESLLVRDMESFLERIAPKCGVYAHDDIEKRDVPPTERINGYSHIRAMVLPQSLTVPVKDGKLTLGKWQSIFLIELDGNREREVIVKCIQQ, encoded by the coding sequence TTGAAGTACAAAACTAAGGGAACATTCACCAACATTACTAAAGATATTGAAGTAGATATTGAAAATGGTATCTGTGTTATCTTTACGCCCCACACAACCTGTGGGGTTAAAATTTTAGAAGATGAATCATTACTAGTTCGGGATATGGAGTCATTTTTAGAGAGAATCGCACCAAAATGTGGGGTTTATGCTCACGATGATATCGAAAAGAGAGATGTCCCTCCTACTGAACGAATAAATGGTTATTCACATATAAGGGCGATGGTACTCCCACAATCATTAACTGTACCAGTAAAAGACGGCAAACTTACCCTTGGGAAGTGGCAGTCAATATTTTTAATCGAACTAGACGGCAATAGAGAAAGAGAGGTCATCGTAAAATGCATCCAGCAGTAG
- a CDS encoding adenylyltransferase/cytidyltransferase family protein has protein sequence MDTKPKVITFMVGDLLHVGHLNLLERASKLGDLIVGIPTSWTIQEHIKGHPTVISAEDRLRIIQALKFVDFAFVYTDSDALNKSIRLLKPDIICRGDDNKNFVGKDVAEELGIEIVYFPYTKEISSTRIREGLS, from the coding sequence TTGGACACAAAACCTAAAGTAATTACTTTTATGGTGGGCGACCTGCTCCATGTTGGTCATTTAAACCTACTAGAAAGAGCCAGTAAACTAGGGGACTTAATCGTAGGGATACCAACCTCGTGGACTATACAAGAACACATCAAGGGTCATCCTACGGTTATATCGGCAGAAGACAGACTAAGAATAATTCAAGCGTTAAAGTTCGTGGACTTCGCCTTTGTCTATACTGATTCAGACGCATTAAACAAGTCTATTCGGTTATTAAAGCCAGATATTATCTGTAGAGGTGACGACAACAAGAACTTTGTAGGTAAGGATGTAGCCGAAGAATTAGGGATAGAAATAGTTTATTTTCCCTACACAAAGGAAATTAGTTCAACGAGAATAAGGGAGGGATTGAGTTGA